A stretch of Lactuca sativa cultivar Salinas chromosome 6, Lsat_Salinas_v11, whole genome shotgun sequence DNA encodes these proteins:
- the LOC111884337 gene encoding F-box/kelch-repeat protein At3g23880 produces the protein MTMALHDKDDEQHRQQLERMKTLNSSETSKDPQSVPSDIIIEILSRLPVKSLLRIRSVCKLWFSIISDPHFVKSHLSLSTSNNRYAHHRLILSTNSISVHSCPLYDVLYDGIVKALEIDYPEPLDSVQIYGCCNGLFLIANRDRDLFIWNPSTRRSNRLPCSGSGGLPVSYNFGYDESSDDYKVVGIYYVYKGEAEYDAIVKMYSLKTANWKRIGDFHNGFSMDCCVQYLNGVLHWTTIQNCESSYTWTIARVGFISFQSPLSCILQFSNMKVAGCFIPLSIINVKGPKLLVCLEPPNFLSRPTIASLDLAKETYGEILQPAYDEGYMDLNMGALRECLCVLYDHHGRNSADVWVMKVYGVKDFWTKLVSIPYPIGRPVYGFSVPLCISNDGKVLLQHGSELVVYDSKNCSSSEIQNFNEYAEPYSFVESLVSPDSQALEIANRLDIKEKLAFLRRCLVKFFLPGCFKNRFEPVGRTD, from the exons ATGACAATGGCACTCCATGACAAAGACGACGAGCAGCACCGACAACAACTAGAGAGAATGAAAACGTTGAACTCTTCCGAAACATCTAAAGATCCTCAATCGGTACCTTCTGATATCATTATCGAAATTCTGTCGAGGCTTCCCGTTAAATCGCTCTTACGGATCAGGTCTGTGTGCAAGTTATGGTTCTCTATAATATCCGATCCTCATTTTGTCAAATCCCATCTCAGTTTGTCAACCAGCAACAATCGCTATGCACATCATCGCTTAATTTTGAGTACCAATTCAATAAGTGTTCATAGTTGTCCTCTTTATGATGTGCTTTATGATGGAATCGTGAAAGCCTTAGAGATTGATTATCCAGAGCCTCTTGACTCTGTGCAGATCTACGGTTGTTGCAATGGATTGTTTTTAATAGCTAACAGGGACCGTGATCTGTTTATTTGGAACCCTAGTACTAGAAGATCAAACAGGTTACCGTGTTCTGGTTCTGGAGGGCTACCTGTTAGTTACAATTTTGGGTACGATGAGTCTTCTGATGATTACAAAGTTGTTGGAATATATTATGTTTATAAGGGTGAAGCCGAGTATGATGCGATAGTGAAGATGTATTCATTGAAAACTGCAAATTGGAAGAGAATTGGTGATTTTCATAATGGTTTTTCTATGGATTGTTGTGTCCAGTATTTGAATGGAGTTCTTCATTGGACGACTATTCAAAATTGTGAGTCATCTTATACGTGGACTATAGCCAGGGTCGGCTTTATTT CTTTCCAATCTCCATTATCTTGTATACTTCAATTCTCAAATATGAAGGTAGCAGGCT GTTTTATACCATTAAGTATAATAAATGTGAAAGGCCCCAAATTGTTGGTTTGCTTAGAGCCTCCTAACTTCTTGAGCCGCCCTACTATAGCTTCTCTTGATTTAGCAAAGGAGACTTATGGAGAAATTTTGCAACCTGCGTATGATGAAGGTTATATGGATTTGAATATGGGGGCTTTGAGAGAATGTTTGTGTGTGCTTTATGATCATCATGGTAGAAATAGTGCAGATGTATGGGTGATGAAGGTTTATGGGGTGAAAGATTTTTGGACTAAATTGGTTTCTATCCCATATCCTATTGGTCGTCCGGTCTATGGATTTTCAGTGCCTTTGTGTATTTCAAATGATGGGAAAGTTTTGCTGCAACATGGGTCGGAGTTGGTTGTATATGATTCCAAGAATTGTTCATCTTCAGAGATTCAGAACTTCAATGAATATGCTGAACCATATAGCTTTGTTGAGAGTCTGGTTTCTCCCGATTCCCAGGCCTTAGAGATAGCAAACAGGCTTGATATCAAGGAAAAGTTAGCATTTCTAAGACGGTGCTTGGTTAAATTTTTTCTGCCTGgctgttttaaaaaccggtttgaaccggttgGTCGAACCGATTAG